A stretch of DNA from Pseudonocardia hierapolitana:
GATCGCGACGGTTCCCGTGGGCTCGCGCCACGCCGACGCCACGCCGTCGGGGAGCAGCATCCGCAGGAACCGGTCGGTGCTCCACGGGACGGTGGCGACGGTCGGGATCCCGAGCCGCTCGTAGACGGCGGCGCGCTTGGCGTCGTAGATGCGAGCGACGACGTGCTCGACGCCGAACGTCTCGCGGGCCACCCGCGCGGAGATGATGTTGGAGTTGTCGCCGCTGGAGACCGCGGCGAAGGCCTGGGCCTGCTCGATGCCGGCTTCCACGAGCACCTCGCGGTGGTAGCCCTCACCGACCACCTGCTTGCCGCGGAAGTCGGGGCTCAGCCTGCGGAACGCCTGCCGGTTGCGGTCGATCACCGCGACCTCGTGGCCGAGCCGGTCCAGGCCGGCGGACAGAGCCGCCCCGACCCGCCCGCATCCCATGATGACGACGTACACCGCACTGCCTCCCCGGGTCGCGGGAACGCTATCGCGTGGCGACCTGCCACACCGCATAGGCTTTCCCCGTGCCCAAGCTCGGCATCGCCCTCAAGCGCGTCCTCGTCGGGCGGCCGCAGCGCAGCGACCGTCTCTCCCACACCTTGCTCCCCAAGCGGGTCGCGCTGCCCATCTTCGCCTCTGACGCGATGTCCTCCGTGGCATACGCGCCGGAGGAGATCTTCCTGACGCTGTCGGTCGCGGGGATCTCGGCGTACGCGTTCTCGCCGTGGGTCGGCCTCGCGGTCGTGGTCGTGCTGCTCACGGTCGTCACCAGCTACCGGCAGGTCGTGCACGCCTACCCGTCCGGCGGAGGCGACTACGAGGTGGCCACGGTCAACCTCGGCCGGAGGGCGGGCATCGCCGTCGCGAGCGCACTGCTCGTCGACTACACGCTGACCGTCGCGGTCTCGATCTCGGCGGCAGCGGCGAACGTCGGTGCGCTGGTCCCGTACGTCGGTGAGCACAAGGTCGCCTTCGCGGTGGCTGCGATCGTCGTGCTCACCGCCATCAACCTGCGCGGGGTGCGGGAGTCGGGGGTCGCGTTCGCGGTGCCGACGTACCTGTTCATGCTCGGCGTCGGCTCCATGATCATCTGGGGCCTCACGCGGGTGCTGCTGCTCGGCGAGGTGGTGCGCGCGCCGAGCGCCGACGTCGAGCTGCTGGCCGAGGGTGACGCGTTCACCGGGCTCGCGCTCGCACTGCTGATCCTGCGGTCGTTCACCCAGGGCTGCGCCGCTCTCACCGGCGTCGAGGCGATCAGCAACGGCGTGCCCGCGTTCCGCAAGCCCAAGTCCCGGAACGCGGCGACCACGCTGCTGCTGCTCGGCGTGATCTCCGTGTCGATGTTCTCCGGCCTCATCGCGCTCGCGCACCTCACCGACGCGAAGGTCGCCGAGCACCCCGAGACGCAGATCGTCTCGGCACCGCCCGGCTACGTGCAGCAGACGCTGGTCGCCCAGCTCGCCGACGCCGTGTTCCACGACTTCCGGCCCGGGTTCGTCTTCGTCGTGGTCGTGACGGCGCTGATCCTCGTGCTGGCTGCCAACACCGCCTACAACGGATTCCCGGTGCTCGGGTCGATCCTCTCCCAGGACCGCTACCTGCCGCGACAGCTGCACACCCGCGGGGACCGGCTCGCCTTCTCCAACGGCATCGTCGTGCTCGCGGCCGTCGCGATCGTGCTGGTCGTCGGGTTCCAGGCCGAGGTCACCCGCCTCATCGCGCTCTACACGGTGGGCGTGTTCACCTCCTTCACGCTCAGCCAGTCCGGCATGCTCCGCCATTGGAACCGGCTCCTCGCCACCGAGACCGACCCGGTCGCCCGGCGGCGGATGATGCGCTCACGCGCGATCAACGGGTTCGGCGCCGGGATGACGGGGCTCGTGCTGGTCGTCGTGCTCATCACGAAGTTCACCCGGGGTGCCTGGATCGCGATCGCCGCGATGGCAGTGTTCTACGTGATGATGCAGGCGATCCGGCGCCACTACGACCGGGTGGCCGTCGAGCTGGTGGCGGGGGAGACCGACGCCGTCCTCCCGTCGCGCAACCACGCGATCGTGCTCGTCTCCACGCTGCACAAGCCCACGCTGCGCGCGCTCGCCTACGCCAGGGCCACCCGCCCGGACCGCCTGGAGGCCGTGACCGTGAACGTGGACGACGCCGACACGAAGCGGCTCATGCGCGAGTGGGACCGGCGCAAGCTCCCGGTTCCGCTCAAGGTGGTGGAGTCGCCGTACCGGGAGATCACCAAGCCGGTGCTGGACTACGTCAAGCGGATCCGCAGCAACAACCCGCGCGACGTCGTCACCGTGTTCATCCCCGAGTACGTCGTGGGCCACTGGTGGGAGCAGATCCTGCACAACCAGAGCGCGCTGCGGCTCAAGGGCAGGCTGCTGTTCCAGCCGGGTGTGATGGTCACGAGCGTGCCGTGGCAGCTGCGCTCGTCCGAGCGGGTCGTCACCCGCAGGCCCGAGACCGCGCCGGGGTCGTCGCGGCGCGGCTACGAACCGGTGGTCGGCGACGACGGTGCGGCGCCGGCCAAGGCGACCGCGGGTCAGCGGCGGCCGTGAAGCAGGCGGTCTCGGAGCCGGCGCTCGACTGGACCGATCGGGTGCTGGAGCTCGACGTCGGCCCCGTCGCGCACGGCGGGCACTGCGTCGCCCGCCACGAGGGCCGGGTGGTGTTCGTCCGGCACGCGTTGCCGGGGGAGCGGGTGCTCGCCGTGGTCGTCGAGGACGCAGGAGGTGGGTTCTGCCGGGCCGACGCGGTGGCGGTGCGGGAGGCGGCGCCGCGGCGGGTGCCTGCGCCGTGCGTGTGGGCGCGGGCCGGTGGCTGTGGCGGCTGCGACTTCCAGCACGCCGACCCTGCGCTGCAGCGTGAGCTCAAGGCGACGGTGCTCGCCGAGCAGCTGCGGAGGCTGGCGGGGATCGAACGTGCGGTGGAGGTCGAGGAGTTGCCCGGCGGCGCGCTCGGCTGGCGCCACCGGGTGCGGCTGGCCGTCGACGCCGACGGCAGGGCCGGGCTGCGCGCGCACCGCAGCCACGACGTGCTGCCGATCGCGGACTGCCCGATCACCCCGGCCGGCGCGCTCCCGCCGGTGCTGGAGCAGCATTTCGCGCCGGGGGGCGAGGTCGA
This window harbors:
- a CDS encoding potassium channel family protein, with product MYVVIMGCGRVGAALSAGLDRLGHEVAVIDRNRQAFRRLSPDFRGKQVVGEGYHREVLVEAGIEQAQAFAAVSSGDNSNIISARVARETFGVEHVVARIYDAKRAAVYERLGIPTVATVPWSTDRFLRMLLPDGVASAWREPTGTVAILPLPVHEEWIGRPIRELEIAAGCRVAFIVRFGTGVLPGPDTALQAEDTIYVAAVSGTVSDVTAAAGAPPQEG
- a CDS encoding APC family permease, which translates into the protein MPKLGIALKRVLVGRPQRSDRLSHTLLPKRVALPIFASDAMSSVAYAPEEIFLTLSVAGISAYAFSPWVGLAVVVVLLTVVTSYRQVVHAYPSGGGDYEVATVNLGRRAGIAVASALLVDYTLTVAVSISAAAANVGALVPYVGEHKVAFAVAAIVVLTAINLRGVRESGVAFAVPTYLFMLGVGSMIIWGLTRVLLLGEVVRAPSADVELLAEGDAFTGLALALLILRSFTQGCAALTGVEAISNGVPAFRKPKSRNAATTLLLLGVISVSMFSGLIALAHLTDAKVAEHPETQIVSAPPGYVQQTLVAQLADAVFHDFRPGFVFVVVVTALILVLAANTAYNGFPVLGSILSQDRYLPRQLHTRGDRLAFSNGIVVLAAVAIVLVVGFQAEVTRLIALYTVGVFTSFTLSQSGMLRHWNRLLATETDPVARRRMMRSRAINGFGAGMTGLVLVVVLITKFTRGAWIAIAAMAVFYVMMQAIRRHYDRVAVELVAGETDAVLPSRNHAIVLVSTLHKPTLRALAYARATRPDRLEAVTVNVDDADTKRLMREWDRRKLPVPLKVVESPYREITKPVLDYVKRIRSNNPRDVVTVFIPEYVVGHWWEQILHNQSALRLKGRLLFQPGVMVTSVPWQLRSSERVVTRRPETAPGSSRRGYEPVVGDDGAAPAKATAGQRRP